AAAGTATCGTGTTTctctatcctgatattcgtttttggccaaaccatttttaattgttttctaaattgaacattaaacatgttaaagtacaaagttttaaacaagccgtcttTCCAGAGTTGgaatcgtgacctcactttaatgcattgcattccaactgGCAAGGTATCAAGGTTAGTTCGCGGTCACTAAACGgatcgttatattatataaatgctATCGAGTTTGCTAGGTTACTAGAATTgtatttagaccagaaatatgttaaatgaagatattcagcgatataattatggtatgtcaataaaaaatTCTTAATGTGGCTCAACAAtatcatgataaatattatttttggttAATTTAACAAGCATCATTTAACCATTTTGTTAAGCACGAGCGCGATGATtcccgatactgttaataatcaaatcaaatagcactGCCCGATACATCACGAAAACAGATTTGTTAGAAGAACGGGCTTAAAAgtaataaatacttaaaatatgtactgatacTTTGCGTATGACATGTTgacttaatatatgttttaatttcacttcaatTCTtcttttaattttctgttttgtatctatagatatatgatacgcaatatgtaataatgtaaaataagcgcATAAACTCCGTGTAACATCCTGTTCTGCATGTGATGCAGCTGAGAACTGCATGGAAAAAGACATAcactatctttgatctcattcattaaaatctttacctttcaccaactccaaccacaatcaatgctgtatgtcttttttatttcttgtttattctatactgaacatgttcATGTTGTGATCTGGATTTCAGCAGCTTGCATCAAAAATGGGTTCAATCTTAGTTAAAGAACTTGTACAGAACATCTTTATTCTGTGAGGAatattgtattttgaaatgttcttttttatctttttaattattatttatattaaacttaatttgttttttttacagtattGCCGTTCTCTAATAAGAGATTCCACTTGGTGAAATTTTCTTATGGTGGATTTTTTCAGATTGTGCAGAGGGAAACAGTTACTGTCAATCAGGAATCCACAGAAGTATTCAAACTAAGTATACTAATTATAGATCAGCTTTGTTAGTTCATGAATAGAACTAGAAAATGAAGTCCATTACTATTACAGTACTCTTATACACTTTTGATTAAGAAAAGACCATTTGATGTAATCAAGTATTCAAAACTCTGGGATAGTAAGAAGTCTAGTAGAAGTCTGCACAATATATTTAGGATAGCACAAAACTTACATCAGATCTGAATGCTTAACTTGTGTCCTGTGAACCTATTACATGTAGTATGTAAGAAAAAAGGTGTTTCTGTTGTGTTCACCCTCGAAATTAATATCTCTAATGCAATAACTGTTTGTTCTTTTCTTGCAAAATAATTATGCTTAATGTGACAGATGAACAGTCTCATTAAGTTTGTTGTCACCATTCTTTCAGAAAATAGTTCCCAGTGTTATCAAATTCAAGTAATGAATCAATTTGTTTGTATTACAAACAATAATAGGAAGATTATTTGTACTAAAAAACAAGGATAACTAGTTTAAACCAGAAAATAAGATTCACAAAAGAGTGATATTTTTATTCCATGTGGCAATTCCCCCACCCCATAATTTACAGGAcaattcacaatttaaagaatcaTGTctcaaatacacatgtttgtattattttgttggatatttgtttttagctcacctgagcgatagctcgaggtgagctattgtgatcactcagcgtccggcgtccgtccatccgtaaacaatttgtaaacatcttcttctactaaaccattgagccaatttcaactatatttcatgtggagcatccctaggtcatgggacaaaagaattgttaaaaaaaatttgatcacataaccaagatggccgccatgaccatatatggtaaaaaccttaaaaaatcttcttgtcagaaacggctcatcagattttcaaaaaatttcacagggatgacctttgagggcttccctgaaaaagttgttcaaagaaatttgattcgtcaaaaaacatggccgcaggagctcgttgaactttgcatgtttattcatttttgccttttttgtgaaaactttcaaaaatcttccacattttttgtccgatcctttccaaatttgcacagtgtctttatatcaatgaggacacgaaccctacaaaaaatgagcattattggtccatgaagtacagaattacctccccttgaattgagaaaatggtgtttatgcaataaagtccaaatttttcatccaattctttccaaacttgtaaggatttagcatggttcaaacaagggaaacaactacggtttatgcatgttctttttattacagatttgcctccctttaattcattcaaaatctcattttacagcagagattccaaatctgacctgtaaatgagccccatatttactgctggtgctatgttaccttttcccatttgatcattcttaagtattggtcttgtaatgctgctactgctactgctactgctactgctactactactactactactactgctactactactactacttctactactactactactactactacttctactactactaccactactactactactactactactactactactactactactactactactactactagtactactactactagtactactaccaccaccaccaccaccaccaccaccaccaccacgtctactattactacttctactactactgtcactactactactacttttaccactactactactactactactactacactactactactactactactactactactactacactactactactactactactactactactactactactactactattactactactactactactactactactactactactactactactactactactactactacaccaccaccaccaccaccaccaccaccaccattcacagtgacaaaaaacgtattcacacaatggctgctactacaacttatagcccatataggggggcatgcatgttttacaaacagcccttgtttctatgggattttaaccacaactgttcatgtttatctccgacacatatttttaggtcacctgtcatgaagtgacacggtgagcttatgtgatcgtgtgatgtccggcgtccgttgtgcgtgcctgcgtgtgtccgtgcgtccgtccgtcaacaatttgtttgtgtagacagtagaggtcacagtttgcatccaatcttgatgaaatttggtcaaaatgtttatcttgatgaaatccggtttgggattgtatttgggtcatctggggtcaaaaacaaggtcactaggtcaaataatagaacaaccttctgtagacaatagaggtcacagttttcatccaatctttatgaaatttggtcagcatgtttatcttgatgaaatctgggttgggattttatttgggtcatctggggtcaaaaactaggtcactaggtcaaataatagaaaaaccttgtgtagacattagagatcacagttttcatccaacctttatgaaatttggtcagaattcttgatgaaatctgggtgggattgtatttgggtcatctggggtaaaaatctaggtcaaataaatagaaaaaccttgtgttgacaatagaggtcacagttttcatccaatatttatgaactgtggtcagaatgtttatcttgatgaaatctggattgggattgtatttgggtcatctagagtcaggaactaggtcactaggtcaaatcatagaaaaacattgtgtagacaacagaggtcatagttttcatctgatcttaatgagtcaggtgagcgattcagggccatcatggccctcttgtatttttATGTCTTTTGATATTTCAGATGTTATTTCCAGACACTTCCATGTGGACAAGCCATGCTGGAACAAAAGATGAGGGGTGCTTTGCACTGATTCTGTCTAGTGCATAAATAAGTGTATGACCTTGTAaaaatttaaatgtgtgaatATGGAAATGTGATATAAGAACCAcagtgttatttaattttttcaaattgttatgttCTAAAACTTTCTAGTGCTTTGTAGATTGTTATATTTTAGGCAAACAAAGACATTTAAGGCCTTGGGCCTCAAACAAAGAAACTGAATTTTTTTCAGCGCCGTATGCAACCAGTTGGAGTCTTTTTTcatcaaaaacaacattttgtacaaatattagaGTGGGTTTAGGGGGAGGTACTGTACCGACTCCTGCCTTATCCATCTTACAGATCACATGCACAGACCTCTAGGAGTATGTTCATGGGTATGATTATGCTTGACCTCCAGAAGGCTTTCGACACCATGGACCATGATATCATTTGTCAAAAGCTCCTGGAGATGGGCGTGGAGTCGATGGAGTAGTTCCACTCATATTTGTCTGATAGGACTCAGTCTGTTCAAGTTAATGATGCAAAGTCTGACTTTCGGTTGGTTGTGTGCGGTTTCTCACAGGGCAGTTATTTTTGGGCCTTTTTTGTTCCTGGAATATGTAAATGATATGAGCACAAGCATGAGTTtgttttgcaaacttattttttatgcAGACGATAGTGCCATTTTGTTTTCTCACAAAGATCCATCTTATATCAGTCAGGTTCTAGGCAAAGAACTAGCAAATTGTAGTAAATTGCTTATTGATAACATACTTTCTTTGCATCTTGGGGAAAACAGAATTATTCTTTTTGGATCCAAGAGAAAGTTAAGCAAAGTCCTAAATTTTACTTATTCATGTCATCACTCGCGCATGACCAGGAAATAATATCTAcaattacagttttaaaatatCTCGGTTCATTTCTAGATACAGATTTATCAGGAACATCTATTGAAGATAGTACTTTAATTAAGTAAAGTTAATTcaagaattaaattgttatatcgtCTACAAAGTTTTTTAAATAAGTCCCTTAGGAAGACTCTTTGTAATTCCTTAATACAATGCCATCTAGACTACGCATCATCTTCCTGGTGCTGTGAATGCCATCTAGACTACGCATCATCTTCCTGGTGCTGTGAATGCCATCTAGACTACGCATCATCTTCCTGGTGCTGTGAATGCCATCTAGACTACGCATCATCTTCCTGGTGCTGTGAATGCCATCTAGACTACGCATCATCTTCCTGGTTCTGTGAATGCCATCTAGACTACGCATCATCTTCCTGGTTCTGTGAATGCCATCTAGACTACGCATCATCTTCCTGGTTCTGTGGATGCCATCTAGACTACGCATCATCTTCCTGGTTCTGTGGATGCCATCTAGACTACGCATCATCTTCCTGGTGCTGTGAATGCCATCTAGACTACGCATCATCTTCCTGGTGCTGTGAATGCCATCTAGACTACGCATCATCTTCCTGGTTCTGTGAATGCCATCTAGACTACGCATCATCTTCCTGGTGCTGTGAATGCCATCTAGACTACGCATCATCTTCCTGGTGCTGTGAATGCCATCTAGACTACGCATCATCTTCCTGGTGCTGTGAATGCCATCTAGACTACGCATCATCTTCCTGGTTCTGTGAATGCCATCTAGACTACGCATCATCTTCCTGGTGCTGTGAATGCCATCTAGACTACGCATCATCTTCCTGGTGCTGTGAATGCCATCTAGACTACGCATCATCTTCCTGGTTCTGTGAATGCCATCTAGACTACGCATCATCTTCCTGGTTCTGTGAATGCCATCTAGACTACGCATCATCTTCCTGGTTCTGTGAATGCCATCTAGACTACGCATCATCTTCCTGGTTCTGTGAATGTCATCTAGACTACGCATCATCTTCCTGGTTCTGTGAATGCCATCTAGACTACGCATCATCTTCCTGGTGCTGTGAATGTCATCTAGACTACGCATCATCTTCCTGGTGCTGTGAATGCCATCTAGACTACGCATCATCTTCCTGGTGCTGTGAATGCCATCTAGACTACGCATCATCTTCCTGGTGCTGTGAATGCCATCTAGACTACGCATCATCTTCCTGGTGCTGTGAATGCCATCTAGACTACGCATCATCTTCCTGGTGCTGTGAATGCCATCTAGACTACGCATCATCTTCCTGGTACTGTGAATGCCATCTAGACTACGCATCATCTTCCTGGTTCTGTGAATGCCATCTAGACTACGCATCATCTTCCTGGTGCTGTGAATGCCATCTAGACTACGCATCATCTTCCTGGTACTGTGAATGCCATCTAGACTACGCATCATCTTCCTGGTTCTGTGAATGCCATCTAGACTACGCATCATCTTCCTGGTTCTGTGAATGCCATCTAGACTACGCATCATCTTCCTGGTTCTGTGAATGCCATCTAGACTACGCATCATTTTCCTGGTGCTGTGAATGCCATCTAGACTACGCATCATCTTCCTGGTGCTGTGAATGCCATCTAGACTACGCATCATCTTCCTGGTGCTGTGAATGCCATCTAGACTACGCATCATCTTCCTGGTGCTGTGAATGCCATCTAGACTACGCATCATCTTCCTGGTTCTGTGAATGCCATCTAGACTACGCATCATCTTCCTGGTTCTGTGAATGCCATCTAGACTACGCATCATCTTCCTGGTTCTGTGGTCTTAcacaaactataaaaaaaaactgcaggTATAGCTCAAAACACAGTTGTACGTATTATTTACGTACATAAATACGTATGTATTTATACGTATTATAAATACGTATATAATACGtatattataaatacattgaATAAAGAAGACAAAACAAGAGGACAGCAACAGTTGATTTTAATACTCCGTTATTTTGTATGATGGGAATACATAATCATTGTGTTGTTTGTATAACATCCTAGTAGTTGTTGTTTCTATAATGTTAATTGTCTCATTTTCTTTGGGTTGAATcgacaaaacataaaatacacaaataatgttttacattttaataataattatattataaaaaaataatcactaGGCTAAGATAATTGCAGACATAAATGTACAagtatatttattcaaatatggCATCCTTGTTCTTGATTTCCTCTTTTTTCAAGGCGTTGAACAACATGTTTTTACACAAaacattgtcagaatgtttatcaaaATTCAGTTTGGTCAGTTGTTTTTAAGTTCCTGGGGAATACACTCATTTTAGCTTTAGCATATGAAAAGTGGTCACACAAAGTTATTGAGGTTGCTTCCCTTTAACTGCGAGAAATGTCTTGCATTTTACCTAATTTTTAACTTCACTGTTGTGTATTGTAttctaagggacacaactcttattgtcttgttaaagcatgcaggttacgcatgcgcaattaatttccttctatattacatataaaatagttgaagttcgatatcaatttttaccatgatcaagcgcatacccactatatcatcatacatcattggaaagattaatgcataatcttttgaaaaaaaatgcatgtcattaaattctatacgcgcaaactcaaaatatttaccttagaataggcaaaccggttttgacagctgtgcagacaaccattttgggctcaaatagtatgacctactttcgaagccgggaaccatcaacacaaaaagtagagcacaaaaatggcttattttcttattgcttacaaatataccttcaagttgataccaaaaccaaccatttgcaatgtattttacaaatcctcggcagcatgcactcaacaatgtgtgctaagtatcaaactgactgcatgtaaccctaaaaacaggagttccggtttggggttatgtgacctttaagagaacccaaccccttcaaatttaaattaaaggcacttttcccacaggtataatctgttttgagaaagatcacaaagttccggtacaatgacacacagattaattcataaaagttgccgttgaaagcgccatgcgtaacagcgtttcgcatcaagaattaaggtagaaaagccaaactcggttacatcatacatgcagcacttagactccatacaaggcatgtctttcgattctaataggcaaagcttatcttacatatggcttaataagtgaaaaaaatcatcaatggcaatatttgtgcatcaaagcaggttttgaactggattcgaacaaactttttatattttttttgcacattttaggtaaaatccatgtagaagcagcaatgctgatgtcatttgacccaacaaaagggctcgcttgcatggaaaaacaacacacttggcttcctgactaaaaaaagtcatcgtcagacatgagctttaagtcttttgtcacacctggacctatgattcctcggcttgagttccgtctagggcaggctccggaaagtgtcagtctggcccgggtgctcaattccgtgtaatctgagaaaacaaaaaaggttttttgtgcgcatttgcccattacggtgccaactaatgtaagttagatacaattagagtaagctttcaatagtctttctcgctttatttgctgcaaatggttaattcaccacgccggcatcacattgtcgggcacaccggcaaagttatcgccacaaagtttggtttcagagctgcagtcaatgtaaaacacacaaatttcctaattttggtgacaaaagtgtgccaggatatcaaagaaatcattttacaatagatttaattgaaaataacggcgtactaacctgcaaagacaccgatcctctcgacacgactgggcgagtgttgagggccgtctccgaatcagtcacactgtacagtttttgatggcctgtcacttcagccggacttgtaaaccaattggacgacagttcaggcagagctatagacccatttcgacaccgcctacaaatgcacacttaggtttacgcataatattaaggtcacttaaatacatattccctggtgtttttcatgcagggtctatcgcaacaacattcttccaggaaagaaagcataatattattatcatttttgtgttttcagctgaatacttgattttacttgaactcagcgagatatccaaacaggtaaaataaggcaaagtagtgttattctgagtagatctgcctgaatgggttgaaggcgaaggcggatagaagtgtaggtccaaaattggcgggcatttttaacagaaaaaggctcaaaaagtaaacaataataataaatacagatgaaataaagacatgcattaggttcattattgagattgatgcaaattaatgtcaaaatggcactgaaaaacaataccgggtgtttaagtagtcttagaatatgtctccggaacaggtttcggtgtgattttccagcatttacccccccttatgaccccaagtgcaacagcccaattgcaaacagcccttatttgggtcaaaatgacatctggcagttatgttttgcaatacagagagtttttgatggtcaaatgtcaaaattctggcagacgactaacttggtcggatgtgcttaaaggttacgcatgcgcaattaatttccttctatattacatataaaatagttgaagttcgatatcaatttttaccatgatcaagcgcatacccactatatcatcatacatcattggaaagattaatgcataatcttttgaaaaaaatgcatgtcattaaattctatacgcgcaaactcaaaatatttaccttagaataggcaaaccggttttgacagctgtgcagacaaccattttgggctcaaatagtatgacctactttcgaagccgggaaccatcaacacaaaaagtagagcacaaaaatggcttattttcttattgcttacaaatataccttcaagttgataccaaaaccaaccatttgcaatgtattttacaaatcctaggcagcatgcactcaacaatgtgtgctaagtatcaaactgactgcatgtaaccctaaaaacaggagttccggtttggggttatgtgacctgcAGTCATGAGATACTTGTATTGAGGTTATCTGTGTGATTCTATGAAtagtcagttgtgagttacccatCAACGAGCTCAGAGTTATTACATCTGTTTCTACCATTTTTGTCTTTAAACTATAACAACACATACAAATGTTCTTGCATATAATAGTCAGTCATGGAACCAATTACTGTTACTGTTAATTTAAGTATGTCATAATCCTTATT
This sequence is a window from Dreissena polymorpha isolate Duluth1 chromosome 16, UMN_Dpol_1.0, whole genome shotgun sequence. Protein-coding genes within it:
- the LOC127862125 gene encoding uncharacterized protein LOC127862125: MMRSLDGIHRTRKMMRSLDGIHRTRKMMRSLDGIHSTRKMMRSLDGIHSTRKMMRSLDGIHSTRKMMRSLDGIHSTRKMMRSLDGIHRTRKMMRSLDGIHRTRKMMRSLDGIHRTRKMMRSLDGIHSTRKMMRSLDGIHSTRKMMRSLDGIHRTRKMMRSLDGIHSTRKMMRSLDGIHSTRKMMRSLDGIHSTRKMMRSLDGIHSTRKMMRSLDGIHSTRKMMRSLDGIHSTRKMMRSLDDIHSTRKMMRSLDGIHRTRKMMRSLDDIHRTRKMMRSLDGIHRTRKMMRSLDGIHRTRKMMRSLDGIHRTRKMMRSLDGIHSTRKMMRSLDGIHSTRKMMRSLDGIHRTRKMMRSLDGIHSTRKMMRSLDGIHSTRKMMRSLDGIHSTRKMMRSLDGIHRTRKMMRSLDGIHSTRKMMRSLDGIHSTRKMMRSLDGIHRTRKMMRSLDGIHRTRKMMRSLDGIHRTRKMMRSLDGIHRTRKMMRSLDGIHSTRKMMRSLDGIHSTRKMMRSLDGIHSTRKMMRSLDGIHSTRKMMRSLDGIVLRNYKESS